A single genomic interval of Camelina sativa cultivar DH55 chromosome 11, Cs, whole genome shotgun sequence harbors:
- the LOC104721658 gene encoding probable diphthine methyl ester synthase codes for MLYIIGLGLGDEKDITLRGLEAVKKSQKVYMEAYTSLLSFGLSASGLSNLENFYGKQIILADREMVEEKAGDMIEEAIDNDIAFLVVGDPFGATTHSDLVVRAKTLGVKVEVVHNASVMNAVGICGLQLYHYGETVSIPFFTETWRPDSFYEKIKKNRSLGLHTLCLLDIRVKEPTFESLCRGGNKQYEPPRYMTVNTAIEQLLEVEQKHGESVYGEDTECVGFARLGSEDQKIVAGTMKQLESVDFGAPLHCLVIVGKTHPVEEEMLEFYKY; via the exons ATGTTGTATATTATAGGGTTAGGTTTAGGTGATGAGAAAGACATAACCTTGAGAGGACTCGAAGCTGTTAAGAAATCTCAGAAAGTATACATGGAAGCTTACACTTCTCTTTTGTCCTTTGGTCTCTCTGCTTCTGGTCTTTCCAATCTT GAAAACTTTTATGGGAAACAAATCATACTTGCTGATAGAGAAATGGTGGAAGAAAAGGCTGGTGATATGATTGAAGAAGCCATTGATAATGATATCGCTTTTCTCGTTGTTGGTGATCCTTTCGG AGCTACAACACATAGTGATCTTGTTGTTCGAGCTAAGACACTTGGTGTAAAAGTAGAGGTAGTGCACAATGCATCTGTGATGAATGCTGTTGGGATTTGTGGCCTGCAGCTTTACCATTATGGAGAGACTGTTTCAATCCCGTTCTTCACCGAGACTTGGAGACCTGATAGCTTTTAcgagaagatcaagaagaaccGTTCTCTTGGACTCCACACTCTCTGTCTACTAGATATCCGAGTGAAAGAGCCCACTTTTGAATCTCTTTGCAGAGGAGGGAACAAACAGTATGAACCACCCAGGTATATGACTGTTAATACAGCGATCGAGCAGCTTCTAGAAGTTGAGCAAAAGCATGGGGAATCTGTTTATGGTGAAGACACAGAGTGTGTGGGCTTTGCACGGCTTGGCTCTGAGGACCAGAAGATAGTTGCAGGGACTATGAAGCAACTAGAGAGTGTTGATTTTGGAGCGCCGTTGCATTGTCTTGTGATAGTAGGCAAAACTCATCCGgtggaagaagagatgttagagttttacaaatactaa